In Phenylobacterium koreense, one DNA window encodes the following:
- the dnaJ gene encoding molecular chaperone DnaJ: MRDYYEILGVERGADAAALKASFRKLAMEHHPDRNGGCEEAAGRFKEINEAYSILSDPQKRAAYDRFGHAGVNGGPAGGGGAQFHDMGDIFNEVFGDVFGDMFGGRGGARGRSGPARGQDLRYDLEITLEQAYAGAEVEITVPASLNCETCDGTGARPGTSPTTCGGCGGAGRVRASQGFFSIERACPRCGGSGQLVLDPCEDCHGRGQVRKERTLQVRIPAGVDDGARIRLTGEGDAGARGGPRGDLYIFLSVRPHDLFDRDGLDLLCTVPVPMAIAALGGEIEAPCLLGGENCDGNCKIEVKVPEGAQTGRTVRLKGRGMPSLRSRERGDLVVELFVETPTKLTARQKELMREFAEICGEQQHPKSANFLGKAKQFWEDVTGG, translated from the coding sequence ATGCGGGATTATTACGAGATCCTCGGCGTGGAGCGCGGCGCGGACGCAGCAGCCCTAAAGGCTTCGTTCCGCAAGCTCGCCATGGAGCACCACCCCGACCGCAACGGCGGTTGCGAGGAAGCGGCCGGGCGATTCAAGGAAATCAACGAAGCCTATTCCATCCTGTCCGACCCGCAGAAGCGGGCGGCCTATGACCGCTTTGGCCATGCCGGCGTAAACGGCGGGCCGGCCGGCGGCGGCGGCGCCCAGTTCCACGACATGGGCGACATCTTCAACGAAGTGTTCGGCGACGTCTTCGGCGACATGTTCGGCGGCCGCGGCGGCGCGCGTGGCCGTAGCGGTCCGGCCCGCGGCCAGGACCTTCGCTACGACCTGGAGATCACCCTCGAGCAGGCCTACGCCGGCGCGGAGGTCGAGATCACGGTCCCTGCCTCGCTCAATTGCGAAACCTGCGACGGCACGGGCGCGCGCCCCGGCACCAGCCCGACGACTTGCGGCGGCTGCGGCGGCGCCGGACGCGTGCGCGCCAGCCAGGGCTTCTTCTCCATCGAGCGCGCCTGCCCGCGCTGCGGCGGCTCGGGCCAACTGGTGCTCGACCCCTGCGAGGACTGCCATGGCCGCGGCCAGGTGCGGAAGGAGCGCACCCTGCAGGTCCGCATCCCGGCCGGCGTCGACGACGGCGCCCGGATCCGCTTGACCGGGGAGGGCGACGCCGGCGCGCGCGGCGGCCCGCGCGGCGACCTCTACATCTTCCTCTCGGTGCGCCCGCACGACCTGTTCGACCGCGACGGCCTGGACCTGCTCTGTACGGTGCCGGTGCCCATGGCCATCGCCGCGCTCGGCGGCGAGATCGAGGCCCCGTGCCTGTTGGGCGGCGAGAACTGCGACGGGAACTGCAAGATCGAGGTCAAGGTGCCGGAAGGCGCCCAGACCGGCCGCACCGTACGCCTGAAGGGCCGCGGCATGCCGTCCCTCCGCTCGCGCGAGCGCGGTGACCTGGTGGTCGAACTCTTCGTCGAGACGCCCACCAAGCTGACCGCGCGCCAGAAGGAGCTGATGCGTGAGTTCGCCGAGATCTGCGGGGAGCAGCAGCATCCCAAGTCGGCCAACTTCCTCGGCAAGGCCAAGCAGTTCTGGGAAGACGTTACGGGCGGCTGA
- a CDS encoding TetR/AcrR family transcriptional regulator: protein MQDTLDLPPTDGRRARTHVSRARILTAMIDLLQDGESLPSAETVAARAGVGVRTVFRLFNDVEGLHRGLQEIMAERLAPILAEPVHGTLVERLDQLVARRAMVFEQLARPKAFADMNRARSPQLQATHKIFVARQRALLLGHLAAVLPDDADLAEALDLALSFDVWRRLREDQGLSAERAERVMRRIARALAL from the coding sequence GTGCAGGACACGCTGGACCTTCCGCCGACAGACGGACGCAGGGCGCGGACCCACGTCAGCCGCGCCCGCATCCTGACGGCGATGATCGACCTCTTGCAGGACGGTGAGAGCCTGCCCTCGGCCGAGACGGTCGCGGCGCGGGCCGGGGTCGGCGTACGCACCGTCTTCCGGCTGTTCAACGACGTGGAGGGCCTGCATCGCGGCCTGCAGGAGATCATGGCCGAGCGCCTGGCGCCGATCCTCGCCGAGCCGGTGCACGGGACGCTGGTCGAGCGCCTGGACCAGCTCGTGGCCCGGCGCGCCATGGTATTCGAGCAGCTCGCGCGGCCCAAGGCCTTCGCCGACATGAACCGGGCGCGCTCGCCGCAACTACAGGCCACCCACAAGATTTTCGTCGCCCGCCAGCGCGCCTTGTTGTTGGGCCACCTGGCGGCGGTCCTGCCCGACGACGCAGACCTGGCCGAAGCCCTGGACCTGGCGCTGAGCTTCGACGTCTGGCGCCGCCTGCGGGAAGATCAGGGACTGTCGGCCGAGCGGGCCGAGCGGGTGATGCGCCGTATCGCCCGGGCGCTGGCGCTCTAG
- a CDS encoding GNAT family N-acetyltransferase has protein sequence MIFPAGPDDAEELARVHVTAWRQTYQGLLPDSYLARMSIPVHARRFRASLLRPGDHEATLAVADRDGLVGYAAGGPSRAKRLGEAEITTLYLLKTAQGHGLGRALVKGLARVFAANGATSLMISVLRDNIPARGFYDHLGGKGEAPRREPGPGGVTHEVSYRWPDIRVLID, from the coding sequence GTGATCTTTCCCGCCGGACCGGACGACGCCGAAGAGCTGGCGCGCGTGCACGTGACCGCGTGGCGGCAGACCTATCAGGGGCTCCTGCCCGACTCCTATCTCGCCCGCATGTCGATTCCGGTTCATGCGCGGCGCTTTCGCGCCTCGCTGCTGCGCCCTGGAGACCACGAGGCGACCCTGGCGGTGGCCGACCGCGACGGCCTGGTGGGATACGCCGCCGGCGGCCCGTCCCGCGCCAAGCGGCTCGGCGAGGCCGAGATCACCACCCTCTACCTGCTGAAGACGGCCCAGGGCCATGGCCTGGGACGGGCGCTGGTGAAAGGCCTGGCGCGGGTGTTCGCCGCCAACGGGGCGACCTCGCTGATGATCTCGGTGCTGCGCGACAACATTCCGGCCCGCGGCTTCTATGACCATCTCGGCGGCAAGGGCGAAGCGCCGCGGCGCGAGCCCGGGCCCGGCGGCGTCACCCACGAGGTCAGCTATCGCTGGCCCGACATCCGCGTCCTGATCGACTAG
- the mutS gene encoding DNA mismatch repair protein MutS, which produces MNAPSPTMPDPTGATPVMAQFFEAKSRQPDALVFFRMGDFYELFFEDAEKAAAALGITLTARGNHGGAPIPMCGVPVHAAEAYLAKLIRSGFKVAVCEQMEDPAEAKKRGSKSVVRRDVVRVVTPGTLTEDGLLDARGANRLAAVAVRGGGAAVATVELSTGEVECMALGRDGLASALAALGPSETLVPDRLFADEGLSGAFKSAGGLIQPMPSALSEPSASEARLKRLYGVETLDGFGELTGAEVSALGLIAAHLETTQAGRLPALTAPRRAGEADVMAIDPATRASLEIEKSTSGSRDGSLLGAIDRTITAPGARLLASRLGRPLLDPAAIDARLDAIEWFCERRPLRARLRDQLRGMGDMARALSRLALGRGGPRDLGCLRDGLASGEAIFGLFGAPEPLEPPPPAEIALALAALHPVANPELAEFRRMLAQGLGEELPALARDGGFVAAGVRAELDQARALRDDSRKVILQLEARLAAESGVSLKIRHNAVLGYFVEATAKAAEPLMSAPLNTTFIHRQTLANQVRFTTVELAELDARIAQAAERALAMEVATFEAWRESAIRIAAAIQAAAEGAARLDVAAGLAEWADDVGAVRPVVDRSMVFEAEAARHPVVEAAVKRAGDPFTPNDCRLDGSGAAAARLSIVTGPNMAGKSTFLRQNALLAVLAQAGCYVPAKALRIGVVDRLFSRVGAGDDLARGRSTFMAEMVETAAILTQATPRSLVILDEIGRGTATYDGLAIAWACAEALHETNRCRGLFATHYHELAVLEERLAFVSNLSLKAKEWNGDLIFLHEAGPGPADRSYGVQVAKLAGVPPAVVVRAREVLDRLEREAGAPAHLDDLPLFAANTPAAPEHSGPSEVEAALGGLDLDGMSPREAMAALYRLREMLP; this is translated from the coding sequence ATGAACGCCCCTTCGCCGACCATGCCCGACCCGACCGGCGCCACGCCGGTCATGGCCCAGTTCTTCGAGGCCAAGTCCCGCCAGCCTGATGCGCTGGTGTTCTTCCGCATGGGCGACTTCTACGAGCTGTTCTTCGAGGACGCCGAGAAGGCGGCCGCGGCGCTAGGCATCACCCTGACCGCTCGCGGCAATCATGGCGGCGCGCCGATCCCGATGTGCGGGGTGCCGGTGCACGCGGCCGAGGCCTATCTCGCCAAGTTGATCCGCTCGGGCTTCAAGGTCGCCGTCTGCGAGCAGATGGAGGACCCGGCCGAGGCCAAGAAGCGCGGCTCCAAGTCCGTCGTGCGGCGCGACGTGGTGCGGGTGGTGACGCCCGGCACCCTCACCGAGGACGGCCTGCTCGACGCCCGCGGCGCCAACCGGCTGGCGGCGGTCGCTGTCCGCGGGGGCGGGGCGGCTGTGGCGACGGTCGAGCTCTCCACCGGCGAGGTGGAATGCATGGCCCTGGGCCGCGACGGCCTGGCCTCGGCCCTGGCCGCGCTCGGCCCGTCCGAGACCCTGGTGCCCGACCGCCTGTTCGCCGACGAGGGGCTTTCGGGCGCCTTCAAGTCGGCGGGCGGCCTCATCCAGCCCATGCCCTCGGCGCTGTCGGAACCGTCCGCTTCCGAGGCCCGCCTGAAGCGGCTCTACGGCGTCGAGACCCTGGACGGGTTCGGCGAGCTGACCGGGGCGGAGGTCTCTGCCCTCGGCCTCATCGCCGCGCACCTGGAGACCACCCAGGCCGGACGGCTGCCCGCGCTCACCGCCCCTCGCCGGGCCGGCGAGGCCGACGTCATGGCCATCGACCCGGCCACCCGCGCCAGCCTCGAAATCGAGAAGAGCACCTCCGGTTCGCGCGACGGCTCGCTGCTGGGCGCCATCGACCGGACGATCACCGCGCCGGGCGCGCGCCTGCTGGCCTCGCGGCTCGGCCGGCCGCTGTTGGACCCGGCGGCGATCGACGCGCGCCTGGACGCCATCGAATGGTTCTGCGAGCGCCGCCCCCTGCGCGCCAGGCTGCGCGACCAGCTTCGCGGCATGGGGGACATGGCGCGCGCGCTCTCGCGCCTGGCCCTGGGCCGAGGCGGTCCGCGGGACCTGGGATGCCTGCGCGACGGCCTGGCGAGCGGGGAGGCGATCTTCGGCCTCTTCGGCGCCCCCGAACCGCTGGAGCCGCCGCCGCCTGCCGAGATCGCCCTGGCGCTGGCCGCCCTGCACCCGGTCGCCAATCCGGAACTGGCCGAGTTCCGCCGCATGTTGGCGCAGGGATTGGGCGAGGAATTGCCGGCCCTGGCCCGCGACGGCGGCTTCGTCGCCGCCGGCGTTCGCGCCGAGCTCGACCAGGCCCGCGCCCTGCGCGACGACAGCCGCAAGGTGATCCTGCAGCTCGAGGCGCGCCTGGCCGCAGAGAGCGGGGTCTCGCTGAAGATCCGCCACAACGCCGTCCTCGGCTATTTCGTCGAGGCCACGGCCAAGGCGGCCGAGCCGCTGATGAGCGCCCCGCTCAACACCACCTTCATCCACCGCCAGACCCTGGCCAACCAGGTGCGCTTCACCACCGTCGAGCTGGCCGAGCTTGACGCCCGCATCGCCCAGGCGGCGGAGCGGGCGCTGGCCATGGAGGTCGCGACCTTCGAGGCCTGGCGCGAGAGCGCCATCCGCATCGCCGCAGCCATCCAGGCCGCCGCAGAGGGCGCGGCGCGGCTGGACGTGGCCGCGGGCCTTGCCGAATGGGCCGACGACGTCGGGGCCGTGCGCCCGGTGGTCGATCGCTCCATGGTGTTCGAGGCCGAGGCCGCCCGCCATCCGGTGGTGGAAGCCGCCGTCAAGCGGGCCGGCGATCCCTTTACGCCTAACGACTGCCGGCTGGACGGCTCGGGCGCCGCGGCGGCGCGGCTCTCCATCGTCACCGGCCCGAACATGGCCGGTAAGTCGACCTTCCTGCGCCAGAACGCCCTGCTGGCGGTGCTGGCCCAGGCCGGCTGCTACGTCCCGGCCAAGGCCCTGCGGATCGGCGTGGTGGATCGCCTCTTCAGCCGGGTGGGGGCAGGGGACGACCTCGCCCGCGGCCGTTCGACCTTCATGGCCGAGATGGTCGAGACCGCCGCCATCCTCACGCAGGCGACGCCGCGCTCGCTGGTGATCCTCGACGAGATCGGCCGTGGCACCGCGACCTATGACGGCCTGGCCATCGCCTGGGCCTGCGCCGAGGCGCTGCATGAGACCAACCGCTGCCGGGGCCTCTTCGCCACCCACTATCATGAGCTGGCGGTGCTGGAGGAAAGGCTGGCCTTCGTCTCCAACCTCTCCCTGAAGGCCAAGGAATGGAATGGCGACCTGATCTTCCTGCACGAGGCCGGCCCCGGTCCTGCCGACCGCTCCTATGGCGTGCAGGTGGCCAAGCTGGCCGGCGTGCCGCCGGCGGTGGTGGTTCGCGCCCGCGAGGTGCTGGACCGGCTGGAGCGCGAGGCCGGCGCACCGGCGCACCTCGACGACCTGCCGCTGTTCGCCGCCAACACCCCGGCCGCGCCCGAGCATTCGGGGCCGAGTGAGGTGGAAGCTGCGCTGGGGGGCCTGGACCTCGACGGCATGAGCCCGCGTGAGGCGATGGCCGCCCTCTATCGGCTTCGGGAGATGCTGCCGTGA
- a CDS encoding HAD-IA family hydrolase: MMIDVDGVIVAHPDPRGWSVNLERDLGLKVEVLQEKFFAPNFEDIVHGRAALRERLAPVLAEIAPHLTCDQLCDYWFRADSHLDHELLAELAEVRARGVELHLATVQEHERAAYLWETMGLKDRFDAMHYAAALGHAKPAPGFYAEIEARTGFAPQDLFFIDDKAANVEAARARGWKAAVWTTGRQRLADLLAEAGL; the protein is encoded by the coding sequence ATGATGATCGACGTGGACGGCGTGATCGTCGCCCATCCCGATCCCAGGGGCTGGTCGGTCAATCTTGAGCGGGACCTGGGCCTCAAGGTCGAAGTCCTGCAGGAGAAGTTCTTCGCACCGAACTTCGAGGACATCGTCCACGGCCGCGCGGCCCTGCGCGAGCGGCTGGCCCCGGTGCTGGCGGAGATCGCGCCGCACCTCACCTGCGACCAGCTCTGCGATTACTGGTTCCGCGCGGACAGCCACCTCGACCACGAGCTGCTGGCCGAGTTGGCGGAGGTGCGGGCCCGCGGCGTCGAACTGCATCTGGCGACCGTGCAGGAGCACGAGCGGGCGGCCTATCTGTGGGAGACCATGGGTTTGAAGGACCGCTTCGACGCCATGCACTACGCAGCCGCCCTCGGCCACGCCAAGCCGGCGCCCGGCTTCTACGCCGAGATCGAGGCGCGGACTGGGTTCGCGCCGCAGGATCTCTTCTTCATCGACGACAAGGCCGCCAATGTCGAAGCCGCCCGGGCGCGGGGCTGGAAGGCCGCGGTCTGGACGACCGGCCGCCAGCGCCTGGCCGACCTGCTCGCGGAGGCCGGTCTCTAG
- a CDS encoding globin-coupled sensor protein yields the protein MTGESLERRLEFMQMNARTRSALRAAQPLVSEKLPAALDHFYDQVRATPETRRHFHDDGHIATAQNAQLRHWQGIAAADFTNAYAKSVHAIGAAHARIGLEPQWYIGGYALVLEQLVRAVVAEKAPRGLGGKGKANELADTLGALIKGALLDMSLVLDVYFKAAEADRARAEADKAAAAAEQSRVVQTLAGALSGLAQGDLTRRIDAKLPGDYAKLGDDFNGAVDELHGAIAAVVEAVGSMTGTIGLLKASGDDLARRTENQAASLEETAAAVEEITVTVQRSAGTARRTSSAVAEARQAAEQSAPVVEAAITAMGAIEKSSAKIGNIIGVIDEIAFQTNLLALNAGVEAARAGEAGKGFAVVASEVRALAQRSAEAAKEIKTLIADSSQQVAQGAQLVGQTGEALSRIVGQVSDVHELVAEISTSAQEQATGLAQVNTAVNEMDRVTQQNAGMVHETATAAADLTLRAQTLGELVGRFRLASQGARRAA from the coding sequence ATGACTGGCGAGAGCTTGGAACGGCGCCTGGAGTTCATGCAGATGAACGCCCGGACGCGGAGCGCGTTGCGCGCGGCCCAGCCTCTGGTTTCGGAAAAGCTGCCCGCCGCCCTCGACCACTTCTACGACCAGGTGCGGGCCACGCCCGAGACCCGCCGCCATTTCCACGACGACGGCCACATAGCCACCGCGCAGAACGCCCAGCTTCGGCACTGGCAGGGCATCGCCGCCGCCGACTTCACCAACGCCTACGCCAAGTCCGTCCACGCCATCGGCGCGGCCCACGCCCGCATCGGCCTGGAGCCGCAGTGGTACATCGGCGGCTACGCCCTCGTGCTGGAGCAGCTCGTCCGCGCCGTGGTGGCCGAGAAGGCGCCGCGCGGCCTGGGCGGCAAGGGCAAGGCCAACGAACTGGCCGACACGCTCGGGGCGCTGATCAAGGGCGCCTTGCTCGACATGAGCCTGGTGCTGGACGTCTACTTCAAGGCCGCCGAAGCCGACCGCGCCCGGGCCGAGGCCGACAAGGCCGCCGCCGCGGCCGAACAGTCCCGGGTGGTCCAGACCCTGGCCGGCGCGCTTTCGGGCCTGGCCCAGGGCGACCTGACCCGCCGCATCGACGCCAAGCTGCCGGGCGACTACGCCAAGCTCGGCGACGACTTCAACGGAGCGGTGGACGAGCTGCACGGCGCGATCGCCGCGGTCGTCGAGGCGGTGGGCAGCATGACCGGCACCATCGGCCTGCTGAAGGCCTCGGGCGACGACCTGGCCCGCCGCACCGAGAACCAGGCCGCCTCGCTGGAAGAGACCGCCGCCGCGGTCGAGGAGATCACGGTCACCGTCCAGCGCTCGGCCGGGACCGCGCGCCGGACGTCCAGCGCCGTGGCCGAGGCCCGCCAGGCGGCCGAGCAGAGCGCTCCGGTGGTCGAGGCCGCCATCACCGCCATGGGCGCGATCGAGAAGTCCTCGGCCAAGATCGGCAACATCATCGGGGTGATCGACGAGATCGCCTTCCAGACCAACCTTCTGGCCCTGAACGCCGGGGTCGAGGCGGCCCGGGCCGGCGAGGCGGGCAAGGGCTTTGCAGTCGTCGCCTCCGAGGTGCGGGCGCTCGCCCAGCGCTCGGCCGAGGCCGCCAAGGAGATCAAGACGCTGATCGCCGATTCCAGCCAGCAGGTGGCCCAGGGCGCCCAGCTCGTCGGACAGACCGGCGAAGCCCTGAGCCGCATCGTCGGCCAGGTCAGTGACGTTCACGAACTGGTCGCCGAGATCTCCACCTCCGCCCAGGAGCAGGCCACGGGCCTGGCCCAGGTGAACACGGCGGTGAACGAGATGGACCGAGTGACCCAGCAGAACGCCGGCATGGTGCACGAGACCGCCACCGCGGCGGCGGACCTCACCCTGCGGGCCCAGACCCTCGGCGAGCTGGTGGGGCGGTTCCGCCTGGCCTCCCAGGGCGCTCGGCGCGCAGCCTAG
- a CDS encoding [protein-PII] uridylyltransferase, with amino-acid sequence MRPRLRPTRLEHVVDGVRLRAQLSSAALDALGDEAEQRRRALDILKQALFRGRMIAKERLENGAGGIETARLLAGVTDEVVTALYDFTTVHVFRARNPTEGERLALLAVGGYGRGALGPFSDLDLLFVRPYKQTAHTESVIEYMLYALWDLGFKVGHASRTVEECLRLSREDFTIRTSILEARRLVGDEILAEELVRRFRAEVVKGTAAEFVAAKLKERDIRQERAGASRYLVEPNVKEGKGGLRDLNTLFWIAQYLHPVSQVDGFVQLDMFDRREVATFIKAFDFLWAVRCHLHFATGRAEERLTFDLQPEIARRMGYGDRGDAPAVERFMRRYFLIAKDVGALTRVFAAKLEAEQIKQEPKGLSRLLPGHRRPKRKKLDPGFHEEGGRLNVDGREVFETDPVNLLRLFRLADQRDLDLHPDAFTAASRCAGLIGSKVRRDPAAAKVFLDILAHGRDPQRTLSVMNDADVLGRFIPEWGRIVAQMQFNMYHSYTVDEHTLRAIGVIADIAAGRHEEDHPLATGVMPLIDDREALFLAMMLHDTGKGGVGGQEKAGARSARQACERLGLDRKRIEMVAWLVEHHLVMSDYAQKRDVSDPRTVADFARIVETPERLRLLLVLTVADIRAVGPGVWNGWKGQLMRELYGATEAVFRGGRGSDAAAAIRRHHENSAYDARVRLIAADGAADAWVRSMEDAYFTSFSDAEILRHVALEGKAAKAGGVAAEGSIRNDLNAAEIVVVAADRPRLFVDLAAAVTAAGANIVGARVFTSRDGKALDVFYVQDATGAAYGEADPRALGRLSAALEAAGRGELARAEPRRVTDFGRAAAFTITPTIMLDNDASELSTVIEASGRDRPGLLVALARNIADAGLSILSAHIDGYGERAVDAFYVTEPDGRKMSDAKRMAALKSAMMASLVEAEVTASKPRANLQKARASVAR; translated from the coding sequence ATGCGGCCTCGCCTTCGTCCTACCCGCCTGGAACATGTCGTCGATGGCGTGAGGCTGCGCGCGCAGCTCTCGTCCGCGGCCCTCGACGCCCTGGGCGACGAGGCCGAGCAGCGCCGCCGCGCCCTGGACATCCTCAAGCAGGCGCTGTTCCGCGGCCGCATGATCGCCAAGGAGCGGCTGGAGAACGGCGCCGGCGGCATCGAGACCGCCCGACTGCTGGCCGGGGTGACCGACGAGGTGGTCACCGCCCTCTACGACTTCACCACCGTCCACGTCTTCCGCGCCCGCAACCCGACCGAGGGCGAGCGCCTGGCCCTGCTGGCGGTCGGCGGCTATGGCCGCGGCGCGCTGGGGCCGTTCTCGGACCTCGATCTGCTGTTCGTGCGCCCCTACAAGCAGACCGCCCACACCGAGAGCGTGATCGAATACATGCTCTATGCGCTGTGGGACCTGGGCTTCAAGGTCGGCCACGCCTCGCGCACCGTCGAGGAGTGCCTGAGGCTCTCGCGCGAGGATTTCACCATCCGCACCTCGATCCTCGAGGCGCGGCGCCTGGTCGGGGACGAGATTCTCGCCGAAGAACTCGTCCGCCGCTTCCGCGCCGAGGTGGTGAAGGGCACGGCCGCCGAGTTCGTCGCCGCCAAGCTCAAGGAGCGGGACATCCGCCAGGAGCGCGCCGGCGCCAGCCGCTATCTGGTCGAGCCCAACGTCAAGGAGGGGAAGGGGGGCCTGCGCGACCTCAACACCCTCTTCTGGATCGCCCAGTACCTGCATCCGGTCAGCCAGGTGGACGGCTTCGTCCAGCTCGACATGTTCGACCGCCGGGAGGTGGCGACCTTCATCAAGGCGTTCGACTTCCTGTGGGCGGTGCGCTGCCACCTGCACTTCGCCACCGGCCGCGCCGAAGAGCGCCTGACCTTTGACCTGCAGCCGGAGATCGCCCGCCGCATGGGCTACGGCGACCGGGGCGACGCGCCGGCGGTGGAACGCTTCATGCGGCGCTATTTCCTCATCGCCAAGGATGTCGGCGCCCTGACCCGGGTGTTCGCCGCCAAGCTGGAAGCCGAGCAGATCAAGCAGGAGCCCAAGGGCCTTTCCCGCCTGCTCCCGGGGCATCGCCGACCCAAGCGCAAGAAGCTCGATCCGGGCTTCCACGAGGAGGGCGGCCGCCTGAACGTCGATGGGCGGGAGGTGTTCGAGACCGACCCTGTGAACCTGCTGCGGCTGTTCCGCCTGGCCGACCAGCGCGACCTCGACCTGCATCCCGACGCCTTCACCGCCGCCAGCCGCTGCGCCGGCCTGATCGGCTCGAAGGTCCGCCGCGACCCGGCGGCGGCGAAGGTGTTCCTGGATATCCTGGCCCACGGCCGAGATCCCCAGCGCACACTTTCGGTGATGAACGACGCCGACGTGCTGGGCCGGTTCATTCCCGAATGGGGCCGCATCGTCGCTCAGATGCAGTTCAACATGTACCACTCGTACACGGTGGACGAGCACACCCTGCGGGCCATCGGGGTCATCGCCGACATCGCCGCCGGCCGACACGAGGAAGACCATCCGCTCGCGACCGGCGTCATGCCGCTGATCGACGATCGCGAAGCCCTGTTCCTGGCCATGATGCTGCACGACACCGGCAAGGGCGGAGTGGGGGGGCAGGAAAAGGCCGGCGCCCGTTCGGCGCGCCAGGCCTGCGAGCGGCTCGGCCTCGACCGCAAGCGCATCGAGATGGTCGCCTGGCTGGTCGAGCATCATCTGGTGATGAGCGATTACGCCCAGAAGCGTGACGTTTCCGACCCGCGCACCGTGGCCGACTTCGCCCGCATCGTGGAGACGCCCGAACGCCTGCGCCTGCTGCTGGTGCTCACGGTCGCCGACATCCGCGCGGTCGGGCCGGGGGTCTGGAACGGCTGGAAGGGCCAGCTCATGCGCGAGCTCTATGGGGCCACCGAGGCGGTGTTCCGCGGCGGGCGCGGGTCGGATGCGGCCGCCGCCATCCGCCGGCATCACGAGAACTCGGCCTATGACGCTCGCGTGCGGCTGATCGCCGCCGACGGCGCCGCCGACGCCTGGGTGCGCTCGATGGAGGACGCCTATTTCACCTCGTTCTCCGACGCCGAAATCCTCCGGCATGTGGCTCTCGAAGGGAAGGCGGCCAAGGCCGGCGGGGTGGCCGCCGAGGGGTCGATCCGCAACGACCTGAACGCCGCCGAGATCGTCGTCGTCGCCGCCGACCGGCCGCGGCTGTTCGTCGACCTGGCCGCTGCGGTGACCGCGGCGGGGGCCAATATCGTCGGGGCGCGGGTGTTCACCTCGCGGGACGGCAAGGCCCTGGACGTCTTCTACGTCCAGGACGCCACCGGCGCGGCCTATGGCGAGGCCGACCCCAGGGCGCTCGGGCGCCTGAGCGCGGCGCTGGAAGCCGCCGGCCGTGGCGAGCTGGCCAGGGCCGAGCCTCGCCGGGTCACCGACTTCGGACGCGCCGCGGCCTTCACCATCACCCCGACCATCATGCTGGACAACGACGCGTCGGAGCTTTCCACCGTGATCGAGGCCTCGGGCCGTGACCGCCCCGGCCTGCTGGTGGCCCTGGCGCGCAATATCGCCGACGCCGGCCTCTCGATCCTTTCGGCGCACATCGACGGCTATGGCGAGCGGGCGGTCGACGCCTTCTACGTCACCGAGCCGGACGGCCGGAAGATGAGCGACGCCAAGCGGATGGCGGCCCTGAAATCGGCGATGATGGCCTCGCTGGTCGAGGCCGAAGTCACCGCCTCCAAACCCCGCGCCAACCTGCAAAAGGCCCGGGCCAGCGTCGCGCGGTAG